From Leptodactylus fuscus isolate aLepFus1 chromosome 11, aLepFus1.hap2, whole genome shotgun sequence, one genomic window encodes:
- the CCNB3 gene encoding G2/mitotic-specific cyclin-B3: MLPLRHSQRPPLSKVSRTGKPVAMENVHPVKEDSVQTKRSPSSPQGGAKKRSAFGDITNANKNQQLLQKKKEGQKAVVKKTRNVAVNGVSKNNEINIKRAPRKVPISEVVVEVVKEEKVSNEEVKAEPEVETVVEQVLPPDVEDIDKDSLEDPYSNSEYAMDIFYYMREREEKFVLSNYMESQADISKEMRSILVDWMVEVQENFEMNHETLYLAVKLVDHYLSVAVVAREKLQLIGSTAVLIASKFEERCPPCLDDFLYICDDAYKREELVEMEMEILQKLAFDLNIPISYRFLRRFGKCAHASMETLTLARYICELTLQEYDFVQESASKLAASCLLLALKMKDLGGWTATLQHYSGYQAMDLFPLVKRLNFLLMCQPNEKLKAVRNKYLHRVFFEVAKLPPLDVLKLEESLQS; this comes from the exons ATGTTGCCTCTTCGTCACAGTCAACGTCCACCATTATCCAAGGTTTCCCGTACAGGAAAGCCAGTGGCTATGGAGAATGTTCATCCTGTGAAG GAGGATTCTGTGCAGACAAAGCGTTCCCCATCATCCCCACAGGGTGGAGCAAAGAAAAGATCTGCTTTTGGAGACATCACCAAT GCTAACAAAAATCAGCAATTActtcaaaaaaagaaagaaggccAGAAAGCTGTTGTGAAGAAGACAAGAAACGTTGCAGTCAATGGCGTCtcaaaaaataatgaaattaatATCAAGAG GGCACCGAGAAAAGTTCCCATCTCGGAAGTAGTTGTTGAggtggttaaagaagaaaaagtaAGCAATGAAGAAGTCAAGGCTGAGCCAGAAGTGGAAACTGTTGTGGAGCAG GTCTTGCCACCGGATGTGGAGGACATTGATAAAGACTCTCTGGAAGACCCATATAGCAACTCCGAATATGCTATGGATATCTTTTACTACATGCGTGAAAGAGAG GAAAAATTTGTACTTTCTAACTATATGGAGTCTCAGGCTGATATTAGTAAAGAAATGAGATCAATACTGGTGGACTGGATGGTGGAAGTGCAA GAGAACTTTGAGATGAATCACGAGACCCTGTACCTAGCAGTGAAGTTGGTGGACCATTACCTGTCTGTCGCAGTTGTCGCTCGGGAGAAGTTACAGCTTATTGGCTCTACGGCCGTGCTCATTGCTTCTAAATTTGAG GAACGTTGCCCACCTTGCTTAGACGACTTCCTTTATATCTGTGACGATGCGTATAAAAGGGAGGAGCTGGTAGAAATGGAGATGGAAATCTTGCAGAAGCTTGCCTTTGACCTGAACATCCCGATCTCTTATCGGTTTCTTCGTCGCTTTGGAAAG TGTGCCCATGCCAGCATGGAGACTCTTACACTGGCAAGATACATATGTGAGCTCACACTGCAAGAATATGACTTTGTTCAAGAAAGTGCTTCCAAGTTGGCTGCCAGCTGCCTGCTCCTTGCATTGAAGATGAAAGACTTGGGTGGATGG ACAGCCACCCTGCAGCATTACAGTGGATACCAGGCAATGGATTTGTTTCCTCTTGTGAAAAGGTTGAACTTCCTGTTAATGTGTCAGCCAAATGAAAAACTGAAGGCGGTGCGGAACAAATACTTACACAG GGTCTTCTTTGAAGTTGCAAAACTCCCTCCCTTAGATGTGCTGAAACTAGAGGAATCGCTTCAGAGTTAA